A window of Shewanella mesophila contains these coding sequences:
- the rdgB gene encoding RdgB/HAM1 family non-canonical purine NTP pyrophosphatase, with translation MNKIVLASGNKGKLKEFSEILSEFGIEVLPQSQFNVEEVPETGTTFVENSIIKARHAAKVTGLAAIADDSGLEVDLLGGAPGIYSARYAGENAKDSDNFNKLLEALKDEPVQRSARFQCILVYMRHADDPTPVICQASWEGKIGFEPKGDNGHGYDPVFIPEGHQCSAAELSSDEKNALSHRGKAMQLLLTELKAKGVLG, from the coding sequence ATGAACAAAATAGTATTAGCCAGCGGTAACAAAGGTAAGCTAAAAGAGTTTTCAGAGATCTTGTCTGAATTTGGTATTGAAGTTCTTCCACAAAGCCAGTTTAACGTCGAAGAGGTTCCAGAAACAGGAACCACCTTCGTAGAAAACTCGATTATTAAAGCTCGTCACGCCGCCAAAGTCACTGGACTTGCCGCGATTGCCGACGACTCAGGTTTAGAGGTCGATCTCCTCGGTGGTGCACCAGGGATCTATTCAGCACGCTATGCAGGAGAAAACGCCAAAGATAGCGATAACTTCAACAAGCTACTTGAAGCATTAAAAGATGAACCGGTACAACGCAGTGCCCGTTTTCAATGTATTTTGGTCTATATGCGTCACGCCGATGATCCAACGCCCGTGATCTGCCAAGCATCTTGGGAAGGCAAAATTGGCTTCGAGCCTAAAGGCGACAATGGCCACGGTTACGACCCTGTTTTCATTCCTGAGGGTCATCAATGCAGCGCCGCAGAACTGAGCAGCGATGAGAAAAATGCGTTAAGCCATCGTGGCAAAGCGATGCAACTGTTACTAACCGAACTTAAAGCTAAAGGCGTATTAGGTTAA
- the hemW gene encoding radical SAM family heme chaperone HemW — MLTLPPLSLYIHIPWCVQKCPYCDFNSHGQNGELPQQQYVDALLADLTNDSGYIQGRKLHSIFIGGGTPSLFDASQIKRLLDGVREQIPFKQNIEITMEANPGTLEHDDFADYRAAGVTRLSIGVQSFSSDKLNLLGRIHDKNEAEVAAIKAKQANYNSFNLDLMHGLPNQSFDEAMSDIETAAALNPPHLSWYQLTIEPNTLFHSKPPQLPDDEDLWHIYEQGQQRLAELGYQQYEISAYAKPGYQCQHNLNYWQFGDYLGIGCGAHGKITIEAEQSIYRTVKIKHPKGYLGASDYLFEKTEVAEEDRPLEYLMNRLRLMSPIPKLEFEERTGLASTLLDKGMLQAQQKGLLVVEDEHWRLTPKGNMFVNEILSQFCD, encoded by the coding sequence ATGTTAACCCTTCCTCCGCTAAGCCTGTATATCCATATTCCTTGGTGCGTGCAGAAGTGCCCCTATTGCGATTTTAACTCCCATGGTCAAAACGGTGAGTTGCCTCAACAGCAATATGTCGATGCACTACTCGCAGATTTAACCAATGATAGCGGCTACATTCAAGGCCGTAAGCTGCATTCGATATTTATCGGCGGCGGCACACCATCACTGTTTGATGCCAGTCAAATTAAAAGATTACTCGATGGTGTTCGAGAGCAAATTCCCTTTAAACAAAATATTGAGATCACCATGGAAGCCAATCCTGGCACACTGGAACATGATGATTTTGCCGATTATCGAGCCGCTGGTGTGACTCGGTTATCGATCGGAGTTCAAAGCTTCTCTAGCGACAAGTTAAATCTTCTGGGACGTATTCACGATAAGAATGAAGCGGAAGTGGCAGCAATCAAGGCGAAACAGGCTAATTACAACAGCTTTAACCTAGATTTAATGCATGGTTTACCTAACCAAAGTTTCGATGAAGCGATGAGCGATATCGAAACCGCTGCCGCACTCAATCCCCCCCATCTATCATGGTACCAACTGACCATTGAACCCAATACCCTGTTTCACTCTAAGCCACCTCAACTGCCTGATGATGAAGACTTGTGGCATATTTATGAACAAGGGCAACAACGGTTAGCCGAACTTGGCTACCAGCAATATGAGATCTCAGCCTACGCCAAGCCGGGATACCAATGTCAGCATAACCTCAACTATTGGCAATTTGGTGATTACTTAGGTATAGGTTGCGGTGCCCATGGCAAGATAACCATTGAAGCCGAGCAGAGTATTTACCGCACGGTAAAAATTAAACATCCAAAGGGATACCTAGGCGCATCCGATTATCTATTTGAAAAGACTGAGGTGGCCGAGGAAGACAGACCATTAGAGTATTTAATGAATCGACTTCGCCTTATGTCTCCAATTCCTAAACTGGAGTTTGAAGAGAGAACAGGACTCGCTAGCACTCTTCTCGACAAAGGGATGCTGCAAGCTCAGCAAAAAGGCCTGCTGGTAGTCGAAGATGAGCATTGGCGCCTAACGCCTAAGGGCAATATGTTCGTTAATGAAATTCTGTCACAATTTTGTGACTGA
- the yggU gene encoding DUF167 family protein YggU, which yields MSPVTQLQGDLLLKLYIQPKASRDQIVGLHGDELKVAITAPPVDGKANAHLSKYLAKQFKVPKGSIVIEKGELGRHKQVRIIAPKLLPAEICALL from the coding sequence ATGAGCCCAGTGACACAGCTACAAGGTGATCTGTTACTTAAACTATATATTCAGCCTAAAGCCAGCCGGGACCAGATTGTCGGTCTCCACGGCGACGAGCTAAAAGTCGCGATCACCGCGCCGCCTGTCGATGGCAAAGCTAATGCCCATCTCAGCAAATATCTAGCAAAACAGTTTAAAGTCCCTAAGGGCAGCATAGTCATTGAGAAAGGAGAGCTAGGCAGACATAAGCAAGTTAGGATCATCGCACCTAAGTTGTTACCAGCAGAGATCTGTGCGTTACTTTAA
- a CDS encoding type IV pilus twitching motility protein PilT, with amino-acid sequence MEITELLAFSVKHNASDLHLSAGVSPMIRVDGEVRKINLPALDHQGVHSLVYDIMNDKQRKDFEEHLEIDFSFEVPNLARFRVNAFNQSRGAAAVFRTIPSEILSLEKLGAPEIFKKISSFPRGLVLVTGPTGSGKSTTLAAMVDYVNENRHDHILTIEDPIEFVHQNKQCLINQREVHRHTHSFNAALRSALREDPDVILVGEMRDLETIRLAMTAAETGHLVFGTLHTTSAAKTIDRVVDVFPEGEKGMVRTMLSESLQAVISQTLIKKVGGGRVAAHEIMMGTPAIRNLIREDKVAQMYSAIQTGMAHGMQTLDQCLQNLVNRGLITREDAMSKSSNKNASF; translated from the coding sequence ATGGAAATCACAGAGTTACTTGCCTTTAGTGTAAAGCACAATGCGTCAGATCTACACCTTTCTGCGGGAGTATCTCCAATGATACGTGTAGATGGTGAGGTCAGAAAGATTAATCTGCCTGCATTAGATCATCAAGGTGTGCATAGTCTTGTTTATGACATCATGAATGATAAGCAGCGTAAAGATTTTGAAGAACATCTCGAGATCGATTTCTCGTTCGAAGTTCCTAATTTAGCCCGTTTTCGTGTCAATGCGTTTAACCAGTCTCGTGGTGCCGCCGCGGTATTTCGTACTATTCCAAGTGAGATCTTGAGTCTTGAAAAACTGGGCGCACCCGAAATTTTTAAAAAGATCTCCAGTTTCCCTCGCGGATTAGTGCTGGTAACAGGCCCCACAGGTTCGGGTAAGAGTACCACTCTGGCCGCTATGGTCGATTACGTGAATGAGAATCGCCATGATCATATTTTGACCATTGAAGACCCTATCGAATTTGTCCACCAGAACAAGCAATGTCTAATCAACCAGCGTGAAGTGCACAGACACACCCACAGCTTCAACGCCGCGCTGAGAAGTGCGCTGCGTGAAGATCCGGATGTGATCCTTGTGGGTGAGATGCGTGACCTTGAAACCATTAGACTGGCGATGACGGCGGCAGAAACGGGTCACTTAGTTTTTGGTACCCTACATACCACCTCAGCGGCGAAAACCATTGACCGTGTGGTCGACGTTTTCCCCGAAGGCGAGAAGGGCATGGTCAGAACCATGTTATCTGAATCGCTGCAAGCGGTTATCTCGCAAACCCTCATTAAGAAAGTGGGTGGGGGGCGAGTTGCCGCACATGAGATCATGATGGGAACGCCTGCGATCCGTAACCTTATTCGTGAAGATAAGGTAGCGCAGATGTACTCGGCAATTCAGACTGGTATGGCTCATGGAATGCAGACACTCGATCAGTGTTTACAAAATTTAGTTAATCGAGGGCTTATCACTCGCGAAGACGCGATGTCTAAGAGTTCGAACAAGAATGCTAGTTTCTAA
- the hemH gene encoding ferrochelatase: MAKFTGLTKEQGHQPRAKTTVLLMNLGTPSAPTTSAVRRYLAEFLADPRVVEIPKLVWMIILHGIILRVRPAKSAALYQQIWGESGSPLMEITQKQTAKLAKRFSEQGDEVHVEFCMRYGEPSVKDTVNRLHQQGTDKLVVLPLYPQYAAPTTASAFDALTQELRTWRYLPSVHFIHTYHDNIDYISALADSIKRDFDLHGKPKKLVLSYHGMPERNLHLGDPYYCFCKKTTRLVVEKLGLQESDYVTTFQSRFGKAKWLQPYTDATLQSLAKEGIDDVAIICPAFSADCLETLEEIEHENRELFTEAGGKHYRYIPALNDDDAHIAMMENLVKPYLA, from the coding sequence TTGGCAAAATTTACAGGGTTAACCAAAGAGCAGGGGCATCAACCGCGCGCAAAAACCACGGTATTACTGATGAATTTGGGTACGCCCAGCGCCCCGACTACATCGGCTGTTCGTCGTTATTTGGCCGAATTTTTAGCGGATCCTCGGGTTGTAGAGATCCCCAAACTTGTGTGGATGATCATACTTCACGGGATTATTCTACGTGTTCGCCCAGCAAAATCGGCCGCCTTATATCAACAAATTTGGGGTGAGTCTGGTTCGCCCCTGATGGAGATCACGCAAAAGCAAACAGCCAAGTTAGCTAAGCGTTTTAGCGAGCAGGGCGATGAGGTTCATGTCGAGTTTTGTATGCGTTACGGCGAGCCCAGCGTCAAAGACACGGTTAATCGTCTGCATCAGCAGGGAACTGACAAGCTGGTGGTATTGCCCTTGTATCCACAATATGCGGCGCCAACCACAGCATCGGCTTTCGATGCGTTGACCCAAGAATTGCGCACTTGGCGTTATCTGCCGAGTGTCCATTTTATTCATACCTATCACGATAATATCGATTATATCTCGGCCTTGGCAGATTCAATTAAGCGTGACTTTGACCTGCATGGTAAGCCTAAAAAATTGGTGCTTTCCTATCATGGTATGCCAGAGAGAAATCTGCACTTGGGTGATCCTTATTACTGTTTCTGTAAAAAGACCACGCGTTTAGTCGTTGAAAAGTTAGGTTTGCAAGAGAGTGATTATGTCACTACTTTCCAATCTCGATTTGGTAAGGCCAAATGGTTACAGCCATATACAGATGCGACCTTGCAGAGCCTAGCGAAAGAGGGCATCGATGACGTTGCCATTATTTGCCCAGCCTTTAGCGCCGACTGTTTGGAGACGCTAGAAGAGATTGAGCATGAAAATCGTGAGTTATTTACAGAAGCGGGCGGTAAGCATTATCGCTATATTCCAGCGCTAAATGATGATGATGCGCATATCGCGATGATGGAAAATTTGGTTAAGCCCTATTTGGCTTAG
- the proC gene encoding pyrroline-5-carboxylate reductase produces the protein MTQKKICFVGAGNMTRSITSGLVKSGYAPELIHATNPSEAKLIALHQELGIKVSHDNLKATEEADVVILAVKPQLMEQVCQQLSQLDLSQKLIVTIAAGVTAKRYHDFFKQPIKLIRTMPNTPTQVGYGMTGLYAEPSVSDADKALCEQIMKSGGEVVWVSKEDELNQVIALAGSSPAYFFLMMEAMIDSAKQDGVDESVARALVQQAALGAAQMVKHNAELSARQLRENVTSKGGTTAQALAAFEQADLRGIVRGAMHDCIARAEEMAKQF, from the coding sequence ATGACACAGAAAAAAATATGCTTTGTCGGTGCAGGTAATATGACCCGCAGTATCACCAGTGGTTTAGTTAAAAGTGGCTATGCGCCAGAGCTTATCCATGCTACGAATCCCAGCGAAGCCAAGCTAATTGCGCTGCATCAAGAGCTGGGAATTAAGGTGTCCCATGACAATCTAAAAGCAACCGAAGAGGCTGATGTCGTCATACTTGCAGTAAAGCCTCAGCTAATGGAACAAGTTTGTCAGCAACTGAGTCAGCTCGACTTATCACAAAAATTGATTGTGACTATAGCGGCTGGTGTAACCGCCAAACGTTACCACGACTTTTTTAAGCAGCCGATAAAACTCATTAGAACCATGCCCAATACGCCAACACAGGTTGGTTATGGGATGACAGGCCTGTATGCCGAACCTTCAGTATCTGATGCAGATAAAGCCCTTTGTGAACAGATAATGAAAAGCGGCGGCGAAGTGGTATGGGTTTCAAAAGAGGATGAATTAAATCAAGTTATTGCATTGGCAGGTAGCTCTCCCGCCTATTTTTTCCTTATGATGGAGGCTATGATTGACAGTGCTAAACAAGATGGTGTCGATGAGTCTGTGGCACGAGCATTAGTACAACAGGCAGCCCTTGGGGCAGCGCAAATGGTGAAACACAATGCCGAGTTATCGGCGCGGCAACTGAGAGAAAACGTCACCTCAAAAGGGGGAACGACAGCTCAGGCCCTTGCCGCATTTGAACAAGCTGACTTAAGAGGCATAGTAAGAGGCGCGATGCACGACTGTATCGCTCGCGCCGAAGAGATGGCTAAACAATTTTAA
- a CDS encoding YggT family protein: MNALSFLVNTVFDLYLMVVIIRIWLQLARADFYNPFSQFVVKATHPIVAPMRRVLPAMGGFDTASVVLALLVVVAKFVVLSLIAGAAISIPTILLVSVVSVFKQAGVLLFWMLILRAILSWVSQGHNPIEMVMGQLTEPLLAPIRRILPPMGGLDLSLLVMMIILNFLNILLSQYVPFWANV, translated from the coding sequence ATGAATGCATTAAGCTTTTTAGTGAATACCGTATTTGACCTGTACCTGATGGTGGTCATTATTCGCATCTGGCTGCAGCTCGCCCGTGCAGACTTTTACAACCCGTTTAGCCAATTTGTCGTTAAGGCAACCCACCCTATCGTCGCGCCTATGCGCCGAGTATTACCTGCAATGGGTGGATTTGATACCGCCTCTGTGGTGCTGGCGTTATTAGTCGTGGTTGCCAAGTTTGTGGTGTTAAGCCTGATCGCAGGCGCGGCCATTAGTATCCCAACGATTCTGCTGGTCTCTGTGGTATCGGTATTTAAACAAGCGGGTGTTCTACTGTTCTGGATGTTAATTTTACGCGCAATTTTGAGTTGGGTCAGTCAAGGTCATAACCCTATCGAAATGGTCATGGGCCAATTAACAGAACCCTTGCTAGCGCCAATCCGCCGAATTCTTCCACCTATGGGTGGTTTAGATCTGTCATTGTTAGTCATGATGATTATTTTAAACTTCCTCAATATATTGCTATCACAATACGTGCCGTTTTGGGCCAATGTTTAA
- a CDS encoding YggS family pyridoxal phosphate-dependent enzyme, giving the protein MTTIADRLANAHQRIAQAAQNSSRNSNEIKLLAVSKTKPNTQIIAAYEAGQRLFGENYVQEGESKIIALKPDYPDIEWHFIGPLQSNKSKTIAEHFDWMHTLSREKVAKRLNEQRPAHLKRLNVCIQVNISAEDTKSGIHPDEVHALAAIIESLPRLRLRGLMTIPTATDDVAIQHQELSKMQQVYQTLKQQYPTLDTLSMGMSNDLELAIAAGSTMVRIGSAIFGEREYPHNQAV; this is encoded by the coding sequence ATGACAACAATAGCAGACAGACTGGCTAACGCCCACCAAAGAATCGCTCAAGCGGCGCAAAATTCATCACGTAATAGTAATGAAATTAAGCTGCTGGCCGTGAGTAAAACTAAGCCTAATACTCAAATAATAGCTGCATATGAAGCAGGTCAGCGTCTTTTTGGTGAAAACTATGTCCAAGAGGGTGAATCGAAGATAATTGCACTAAAACCCGACTACCCAGACATCGAATGGCATTTCATTGGTCCATTGCAATCAAATAAGAGCAAAACCATCGCCGAACATTTTGACTGGATGCATACCCTAAGCCGAGAAAAGGTAGCCAAAAGGCTCAATGAACAAAGGCCCGCTCATCTTAAGCGTCTCAATGTCTGTATTCAGGTCAATATTAGCGCAGAGGATACAAAATCAGGTATTCATCCAGATGAAGTGCACGCATTAGCCGCCATTATCGAATCATTACCCCGTTTGCGCTTACGGGGCCTGATGACGATTCCTACTGCAACGGATGACGTGGCGATTCAACATCAGGAACTCTCTAAAATGCAGCAGGTTTACCAAACTCTAAAACAACAATATCCAACACTTGATACCCTATCTATGGGGATGAGTAACGATCTAGAACTTGCGATTGCTGCAGGTTCCACCATGGTCAGAATTGGTAGTGCCATTTTTGGTGAGCGTGAATACCCTCACAATCAGGCCGTTTAA
- a CDS encoding PilT/PilU family type 4a pilus ATPase: MEVRPFLKVMTDRKASDLFITAGFPPSAKIDGEVRPLGENAFTPEQSLEFVESLMTEAQRKEFHESRECNFAYAAKDLGRFRVSAFWQRESPGCVMRRIETKIPEVEELKLPPILKDLVMSKRGLIIMVGGTGTGKSTSLAALVGYRNAHARGHILTIEDPVEFVHDHRKSIITQREVGIDTESFDAALKSSLRQAPDVILIGEIRSQETMEFALSFAETGHLCMATLHANNANQALDRIMHLVPESKHQQLLFDLSLNLRGIVAQQLVPKSDGSGRRAAIEVLINTPRIASLIQKNELHLLKETMAKSNEQGMQTFDQALLKLYLENEISYADALHYADSPNDLRLMIKLQSKEAASSGFMEGVTLDLD; the protein is encoded by the coding sequence ATGGAAGTTCGTCCATTTTTAAAAGTAATGACAGATCGTAAAGCATCGGATCTATTTATTACCGCAGGTTTTCCGCCTAGCGCCAAAATTGACGGTGAGGTGAGGCCGCTAGGGGAAAACGCATTTACGCCGGAGCAGTCATTAGAGTTTGTTGAATCGTTAATGACAGAGGCTCAACGTAAAGAGTTTCATGAAAGCCGCGAATGTAACTTTGCTTATGCCGCTAAGGATCTTGGTCGTTTTCGCGTGAGTGCTTTTTGGCAGCGTGAATCTCCTGGCTGCGTAATGCGCCGTATTGAGACCAAAATACCTGAGGTTGAAGAATTAAAGCTACCACCGATCTTAAAAGATTTGGTGATGAGTAAACGCGGTCTGATCATCATGGTGGGTGGTACGGGTACCGGTAAGTCGACTTCACTTGCCGCGCTAGTCGGTTATCGAAATGCCCATGCTCGCGGACATATTTTAACCATCGAAGATCCAGTCGAGTTTGTTCATGATCACCGCAAGAGTATTATTACTCAGCGTGAAGTGGGTATTGATACCGAGTCGTTTGATGCGGCGCTGAAAAGTTCTCTGCGTCAGGCACCCGACGTGATTTTGATTGGTGAGATCCGTAGCCAAGAAACCATGGAGTTTGCCCTCTCCTTCGCGGAAACGGGGCACCTGTGTATGGCCACCTTGCACGCCAACAACGCTAACCAAGCGTTGGATCGTATTATGCATTTAGTGCCAGAGAGTAAGCATCAACAGCTGTTGTTCGATCTGTCTCTTAACCTTCGTGGTATTGTCGCCCAACAACTGGTCCCTAAGAGCGATGGCAGCGGTCGAAGAGCTGCCATTGAGGTATTGATCAACACGCCTCGTATTGCCAGTCTTATTCAGAAAAATGAGCTACACCTGCTAAAAGAAACCATGGCTAAATCTAATGAGCAGGGGATGCAGACATTTGATCAGGCCTTGCTTAAGCTTTATTTAGAGAATGAGATTAGTTATGCAGATGCACTGCACTATGCCGATTCTCCAAATGATCTGCGCTTAATGATTAAACTGCAGAGTAAAGAAGCCGCAAGTTCAGGCTTTATGGAAGGGGTGACCTTAGATCTCGATTAA
- a CDS encoding glutathione peroxidase — MKSVYLGLLLVSCGVISSSVNAKQCAEFLDVKVRKLHSEQELDLCQLTQGKPVLIVNTASHCGYTPQFKGLEKLHQKYKDDGLVVLGFPSNDFNQEEAKEVKTADVCYINYGVTFIMAATGSVKGASAQQPFQHLAAETREPNWNFNKYLVSADGKQIQRFASNVKPDDIALTEAIEKQL, encoded by the coding sequence ATGAAATCTGTTTATTTGGGATTATTATTAGTCAGTTGTGGTGTTATTTCTAGTTCGGTAAATGCGAAGCAATGTGCCGAATTCTTAGATGTGAAAGTGCGTAAGTTGCACTCTGAACAAGAGCTGGATTTATGTCAGCTTACTCAAGGTAAGCCAGTGTTAATCGTCAATACGGCTAGTCACTGTGGTTATACGCCTCAATTTAAAGGTTTAGAAAAACTTCATCAAAAATATAAAGATGATGGATTAGTAGTGTTAGGTTTTCCATCAAATGATTTTAATCAAGAAGAGGCAAAAGAGGTTAAGACTGCCGATGTTTGTTACATCAATTATGGTGTCACCTTTATCATGGCAGCCACGGGCTCGGTAAAAGGCGCATCGGCTCAGCAACCTTTTCAACATCTGGCGGCCGAGACTCGCGAGCCAAACTGGAATTTTAATAAGTACCTCGTCAGCGCCGATGGGAAACAGATCCAAAGATTTGCATCGAACGTAAAGCCTGACGATATTGCTTTGACTGAAGCAATCGAAAAACAATTATAA
- a CDS encoding DUF4426 domain-containing protein, with product MFRPLFFTLLLSLGIATNAFAEQKQSVGNYDIHYVALGSTFITPTIAKSYGIQRSSYTGLVNISVLDKSVEGNPAIPVEISGIANNLLDARIDLVFREIREGDAIYYIAEVPYRDDQEINFQIAIKYGKTLNTQVTFKQKFYVD from the coding sequence ATGTTCCGTCCCCTATTTTTCACTCTACTTCTCTCATTAGGGATAGCCACTAACGCTTTTGCCGAACAGAAACAGAGTGTAGGCAATTATGATATCCACTATGTCGCCTTAGGCAGTACCTTTATTACCCCAACGATTGCCAAGTCCTATGGGATCCAGCGCAGCAGCTATACTGGGCTGGTTAATATCTCAGTTCTAGATAAAAGCGTTGAGGGTAACCCAGCGATCCCAGTAGAAATCTCTGGCATTGCAAATAATCTACTCGATGCACGTATCGACTTAGTATTTAGAGAGATCCGTGAAGGCGATGCGATTTACTATATTGCCGAGGTTCCCTACCGTGATGACCAAGAGATAAATTTTCAAATCGCAATAAAATATGGCAAGACCCTTAATACACAAGTGACGTTTAAACAGAAATTCTATGTCGATTAA